GGCGACCTCGGTGCTGTGCTCGATCATGGTCTCGAAGGTGCTGGCCTCGATGACCAGCAGGCGCGCACGCTCGATTACGCGCGCCGTGGCGGAGCGAGGGGCCTTCGCCAATACCGAGAGCTCCCCGCAGAACTCGCCGGCCTCGAGCACGCCGAGGCGCGCCTCGCGGCCACCCACGTTGCGCGTGAGCTCGAGCTTGCCCGAGCGCACGACGTACATCTGCTCGCCTCGCTCGCCTTGGCGAAAGAGCACCGTCCCCGCCGGATACTCACAGGTGTATTGCTGCTGCGATTGCGCGTTGGTCACTTTGGGGCCACCTCGCTCGAAGCGCTTGGCGCCGGCGCGCCGCCCTCGGCCGACGCGCAGAGCGCCACGATCTGTTGCACGACCTCGTCGATCGTCAGTCGGCTGGTATCGATCCTGACGGCATCGTGCGCGGCGCGCAATGGGGCGATCGCGCGCGAAGTGTCGGCGTCATCGCGCCGCTGCTGATCGCTCAAGACCTCTGCCACAGTGGCCGCATGACCAGCCTCGCAGAGCTCACGGCTGCGCCGCTCGGCGCGCACGACCGGATCGGCGACGAGAAATATCTTCACCGCCGCCCGCGGGAAGACCACGGTGCCCGTGTCGCGCCCCTCGGCGACGACCGCGCCCGCTTCGGCGAAGGCGCGCTGTGGCACGAGCAACGCCTCCCTGACGGCCGGCCAGCGGCTGACGGCGGACGCCCCGGCGGCAATCTCTGGCGTGCGCAGCGCCGCGCTGACGTCCTCCGCGCCCGCGCCGTCGACCAAGAACACCCGTTGCTCGCCGCCCTCGGCACGGAACTCGAGCCGTAACTCACGGGCGATCGCCGCCAAGCCCTGCTCGTCCTGCCAGTGCACCGCCCGACGCTGAGCCACCACGGCCAGGGCGCGATAGATCGCCCCCGAGTCGAGCAGCAAGGCGCCAAGCCGCTGCGCCACCCGGCGCGCCACGGTTGACTTGCCAGCGCCGGCCGGCCCGTCGATCGCAACCACCAAGAACACCCCTTCAGGCCCCGCGTTTCGTTCCACCGCTACACCTCGCCGCATCGGCAACGGCATGCGGCCGCCTCCGGCTGCCCCGGCTGCGACGCACCTCCCTGCCGAAAAGCCCGACGATACGGGCCCGAGCGTCGCCTCCGCAAGCGCCGCGCCTCTTGGGTCGACGTTCAGCCGATTCGCCCCAGACCCGCGAGGGCGCCGCGCGACGCCGTCGGCGCTCGTGCGCTCCGCGGCCGGCCGCAACGCGCCGGATTGCGTTCGCCTCCGTCTGCCTGCATCGTCTCGCTGCCTCGTTTGGCCGACAACCGTGCAGCTCGGCGCCGCCGTCGCAGCGCGTACGGCGAAGAAAGGGGACCTGATGCGAAGACTCCACGAACCCGCGACAGAGCTCGCGCCGCGCCGCCCCTCTGCCCGGTGCAAAGCGCCAGCGCGCGCGCTGGCCTTGACCCTCGCGCTGGGACTGAGCGCGCTGGGACTGAGCGCGTGCTGCCACAGCCCCAAGACGCCGCTCGGTCGACAGAAGGGCCTCGGGCAGCTGAGCGCCGAGGCTAGACCGGACGCTCGGCCGAGCCGGCAGGCAGCCTACCTGCAATGGCTCGAACGGCACTCGATGCTGAAGCAAGCGGAGGCGCTGGCGCAGCGCTACTCCGGCAAGGGCTTGCTGTGGCGGCACCCCTACGCCGCGATTCGGCCCCGGGCCGCGTCCGCGCTGGCGTCGACCTGGTTCACCGCCTATCCGGGCGCCACCATCACGCGCGAGGGCGCGAGCGTGCTCAAGACGCTCGGTGACGAGCGTCTGTGGCGGGCCTTCGCGTCGATCGGCATCAAGGCGATGCACACTGGGCCGATGAAGCGCTCGGGCGGCGTCACGGAGCGGCGCTTCACCCCGACGATCGACGGTAACTTCGACCGCATCAGCATGCGCATCGACCCCGGCTTCGGCGACGAGGCTGAGTATCGCGCGCTGGTGGCCCACGCGCGCAGCAACGGCGCGATTGTGATCGCCGACGTCATCCCCGGCCATACCGGCAAGGGCCCCGACTGGCGCTTGGCCGAGCGCGGCTACCAAGACTACCCGGGCATCTATCACATCGTCGAGATCGACGAGAAGGATTGGGGGCTGCTGCCACCCGTCCAACCCGGCGAGGATAGCGCCAACCTCAAGCCCGCGGTCGTCGACCAGCTCAAGGCCAAGGGCTACCTCGTCGGCCGGCTCTACCGCGTGATCTTCTTCGAGCCAAAGGTCAAGGAGACCAATTGGAGCGCGACCGACGTGGTCGAGGGCGCCGACGGCAAGCGCCGTCGCTGGGTCTACCTGCACTATTTCAAGGCTGGCCAACCGACGCTCAACTGGATCGATCCGACCTTCGCCGCCGCCAGGCTCGTCATCGGCGACCTCCTCCACGCCGTGGGCGAGCTCGGCATCGGCATGCTGCGCCTCGATGCCAACGGCTTCCTCGGTATCGAGGTCGATCCGAGCGGCGCGCCGGCCTTCTCAGAGGGCCATCCGCTCTCGGTGACCGGAAATCAGCTGATCGCCGGCACCGCGCGCAGGCTCGGCGCCTTCACCTTTCAGGAGCTCAACCTCTCGCTCGACGACCTGCGCCTGATGCAGAGCGGCGGCGCGGATCTCTCCTACGACTTCGTCACCCGCCCGGCTTACCACCATGCGCTCGTGACCGGCGATGCGCGCTTCTTGCGCCTGATGCTCAACCTGGCGCGCGAGCACGGCATCGATCCTGCGACGCTCATTCACGCGCTGCAGAACCACGATGAGCTGACGCTCGAGCTGGTGCATTTCTGGAATAAGCACAAGGACGATGTCTTCTCCTTCCGCGGCAAGCGACTCAAGGGATCCGCGCTGCGGACCATCATCCGCGACGAGCTACTGCAGAAGCTCCTCGCCGTGCCCTACAACCTCAAGGCCTCTAACGGCGTCGCCTGCACCACCGCCTCGGTGATCGGCGCTGCGCTGGGGTTGAAGGACCTGCGCTCGCTGAGCAAGGACCAGCAGGCGCAGGTCCGCAAGCTGCACCTGCTCCTGGCCTTCTACAACGCCTTCCAGCCGGGCGTCTTTGCGCTCTCGGGCTGGGATCTCGTCGGCGCGCTGCCGCTGCCCGCGCCCGCCGTCAGCACGCTGATGGCCGACGGCGACACGCGCTGGATCAACCGCGGCGCCTACGATCTCCTGGGCGACAATCCGAAGGCGACGACCTCGACCTCGGGCATACCCCGCACCGCGACGCTCTACGGTCCCGTGCCGCTGCAGCTCGCCCAGCCCGACTCCTTCGCCTCTCAGCTCAAGCGGCTGCTCGCCGTCCGCGAGCGCTATCGGATCAATCAGGCCAAGCAGCTCGAGGTGCCGGAAGTGCGAAACCCGGGTCTGCTGGTGCTGGTGCATCAGCTGCCTGCGGGGGGCGGCATCGAGGTCACCGCCGTCAACTTCGGCCGCGGTCCCGTCAGCGAGTCGCTAAGGCTAAGCGCGGTCGCCGGGAAGTCTTCGCTCGCCAACCTCCTCGAACCAGCGAACCACGACGACCGACTGATCGGCGGTCGCCTGATGCTGAGGCTGGCAGCCTTCGAGGGCAAGGCGTTGTTGATCAGGTAGCACCCGCCAGCGCCGCGCTTGCTCGGAAGCCCGCGGTGGTCGCCCGTCGCTCGTGCGGGCGCCGACCTCAGGCCGTCGCCGCCGCTGGGCCACCTCGCTCAGCCCTGCGCGCTCCCCTGCTGCGCCTGAGACCCTGCCTGCGGCGCGGCCTCGGACGCGGCGAGTCCCTCGCCCGGCGCGCCCTCCCAGCAGACGAACTCACGCCAGCGCGCGCTGCCGGCCGACGACGCCAGGGCCTCGTTATCGAAGCGAGGGAGCTGCTGCAGCCTGGCGAGAAGGTCGAGCTCGCACGCGCAGTCGAGCGCAATGACGCAGCGGCCGCCTTCGGCGCCGCGGAGCAAGAGGAAGAAGTCGTCGGCGTCTGGCCCCTCGTCGCTCGTCACGATCGACACCGCGACCAGCTCATCCCAGCGGACGTCTTCGAGGACCTCGTCGCCCCGCAGTCGCCGGAGCCCGACGCCATCGACCTCGACGCGCAGCCTGCGCGTTGCGAGCGCGGCGCGGCGTAGGCGGTTGCTCAGCAAGGGAGCCAGGAAAGCGGCGGCGAGCAGGATCGCGCGCAGCGCCAGCGGGAGGCCGCTGACGAACCAGCAGGCAACGCCGCCGACAAATACCAGCGCCAAGACCACTGGCGGCCACCGCCTGCTAACAAGCGCACGCGCCATCTTTTGTCGAAGAGTGTCCATCCTTGACCCTTGACGCGGCCCCCCCGCCAGGCCTCGGGGGCCAGCCACGGTCGCCGCTGATGCCGGCAGCCAGCGTAGCATCGCCGGGCAAAGGGCCGCGCGGCCCGCGCAACCCCGACCCGCGCAACCCCGACCCGCAACCCCGACCCGAGTTGATCCGTTAGACGCCCCCGGCCCTGATGACCCCGACCCGCGGCCCTGACGACCCCAGGGCGATCGCAAAGTCCCGACGGTCGACGGGAACCCATTGGGGGGAGGAACCTAGCGGGGACCGGCACGGCGCGATGGCTGGGTGGTTTGAGGCTCAAGCAGAGCGATCGTGATTGACCGCCGATCGCGACCGTGATCCAAGGTAGGTGCCGGGCGGAGTTACGTCCAGCACTGGAGCCTCTGCGATGACCGTCTCACGATTCGACAAGCTGCTCACGATCACGCGTGCCATGCCAGACCCACGGGAACGCCGGGGGCTGCGACATCCGATCTGGGAAGTTCTATTCGTCGCGCTCGTCGGAGCTCTCGCCGTGGCTGACGGCGCTGATGCCATCGAGATCTTCGGTATCGAGAACGAAGAGTGGTTCCGACGCCGTTGTGCTCTGCAACATGGCATCCCCTCGCAAGATACCTTCCTGCGCATGTTGGCGGCCATGGACCCTCGCGCGTTCGAGGCGCTGTTCCGTCGGTGGGCGACGAGCTATGGGGCGAGCGTGGCGGCGACGGAACGTGTCAACGACTACTCGTCCGCCGTCGTCGGTCACCCCGGTCGCGACTACCTCTGGATCCTC
Above is a window of Pseudomonadota bacterium DNA encoding:
- a CDS encoding (d)CMP kinase gives rise to the protein MVVAIDGPAGAGKSTVARRVAQRLGALLLDSGAIYRALAVVAQRRAVHWQDEQGLAAIARELRLEFRAEGGEQRVFLVDGAGAEDVSAALRTPEIAAGASAVSRWPAVREALLVPQRAFAEAGAVVAEGRDTGTVVFPRAAVKIFLVADPVVRAERRSRELCEAGHAATVAEVLSDQQRRDDADTSRAIAPLRAAHDAVRIDTSRLTIDEVVQQIVALCASAEGGAPAPSASSEVAPK
- the treS gene encoding maltose alpha-D-glucosyltransferase translates to MRRLHEPATELAPRRPSARCKAPARALALTLALGLSALGLSACCHSPKTPLGRQKGLGQLSAEARPDARPSRQAAYLQWLERHSMLKQAEALAQRYSGKGLLWRHPYAAIRPRAASALASTWFTAYPGATITREGASVLKTLGDERLWRAFASIGIKAMHTGPMKRSGGVTERRFTPTIDGNFDRISMRIDPGFGDEAEYRALVAHARSNGAIVIADVIPGHTGKGPDWRLAERGYQDYPGIYHIVEIDEKDWGLLPPVQPGEDSANLKPAVVDQLKAKGYLVGRLYRVIFFEPKVKETNWSATDVVEGADGKRRRWVYLHYFKAGQPTLNWIDPTFAAARLVIGDLLHAVGELGIGMLRLDANGFLGIEVDPSGAPAFSEGHPLSVTGNQLIAGTARRLGAFTFQELNLSLDDLRLMQSGGADLSYDFVTRPAYHHALVTGDARFLRLMLNLAREHGIDPATLIHALQNHDELTLELVHFWNKHKDDVFSFRGKRLKGSALRTIIRDELLQKLLAVPYNLKASNGVACTTASVIGAALGLKDLRSLSKDQQAQVRKLHLLLAFYNAFQPGVFALSGWDLVGALPLPAPAVSTLMADGDTRWINRGAYDLLGDNPKATTSTSGIPRTATLYGPVPLQLAQPDSFASQLKRLLAVRERYRINQAKQLEVPEVRNPGLLVLVHQLPAGGGIEVTAVNFGRGPVSESLRLSAVAGKSSLANLLEPANHDDRLIGGRLMLRLAAFEGKALLIR
- a CDS encoding lipocalin family protein; the encoded protein is MLAAMDPRAFEALFRRWATSYGASVAATERVNDYSSAVVGHPGRDYLWILARTPTMAEASYRGLITRLQAQGYQTSRIVRTLQVAGPPPAGDSRSRERS